One region of Flavobacterium pisciphilum genomic DNA includes:
- a CDS encoding serine hydrolase, producing the protein MNYKLSLLALFLSFSVAAQITNKEVDALVENTLKTFNVPGIAVAIIKDGKIIQAQGYGVKSILTKEKVDANTLFGIASNSKAFTSAALAMLVDEGKIKWDDKVIKYLPNFKMYNEYVTQEFTIRDLLTHRSGLGLGAGDLMIWPDGSDFTVQDITQNLQYLKPVSGFRTKYDYDNLLYIVAGEVVHVASGKSWGDFIEERIMSPLEMNHSAASFLRLKDSTNIIVPHVPIDEKLKVIKRYQNQLFDAAAGIYSSVNDLSKWAIMQMNNGKYGPENKQFFSEKEHDEMWQLQTIIPVKPRAPYNTHFSGYGLGWFLSDVKGYKQVSHTGGLEGIVTQVTLIPEIQLGIIVLTNQQSGAAFTAITNTIKDSYLGIKSEDYVALYSNRLKANVETADKVTDEVWAVVAKNKKDKIKTDFTKITGTYKDNWFGEITITEKKGKIYFASKRSPQLVGEIFFYKDGNYVVKWDNAYFHADAHLFFKYDSNGKVVTLKMEPISELTDFSYDFQDLDFTKK; encoded by the coding sequence ATGAATTATAAATTATCACTTTTAGCACTATTTTTAAGTTTTTCGGTCGCAGCACAAATCACCAATAAAGAAGTTGATGCATTAGTAGAAAACACTTTAAAAACATTTAATGTCCCTGGAATTGCAGTTGCTATTATCAAAGACGGAAAAATTATTCAAGCTCAAGGTTACGGCGTAAAATCTATCTTAACAAAAGAAAAGGTAGATGCAAATACACTATTCGGAATTGCTTCAAATAGTAAAGCTTTTACAAGTGCTGCACTGGCAATGCTTGTTGATGAGGGCAAAATAAAATGGGATGACAAAGTGATAAAATATCTTCCTAATTTTAAAATGTATAATGAATATGTAACACAAGAATTTACAATTCGTGATCTATTAACTCACCGCAGCGGATTAGGTCTTGGTGCAGGAGATTTAATGATCTGGCCTGATGGAAGTGATTTTACTGTACAAGATATTACCCAAAACTTACAATATTTAAAGCCAGTTTCAGGTTTCAGAACCAAATACGACTATGACAATTTATTGTATATAGTTGCTGGCGAAGTTGTTCATGTTGCTAGTGGAAAAAGTTGGGGTGATTTTATCGAAGAACGCATTATGAGTCCATTAGAAATGAATCATAGTGCCGCATCATTTTTACGTTTAAAAGACTCTACAAATATTATCGTCCCTCACGTTCCTATAGACGAAAAATTAAAAGTAATTAAGAGATATCAAAATCAACTTTTTGATGCTGCTGCTGGAATTTATTCAAGCGTAAATGACCTGAGTAAATGGGCTATTATGCAAATGAATAACGGAAAATATGGTCCCGAAAATAAACAATTCTTTTCAGAGAAAGAACATGACGAAATGTGGCAATTACAAACTATAATCCCAGTAAAACCTAGAGCACCATATAATACTCACTTTAGTGGATATGGTTTAGGCTGGTTTCTGAGTGATGTGAAAGGCTACAAACAAGTTAGCCATACAGGTGGCTTAGAAGGAATTGTTACTCAAGTTACTTTAATCCCAGAAATACAATTAGGAATTATAGTCTTAACAAATCAACAATCTGGCGCTGCATTTACTGCTATCACCAATACTATAAAAGACAGCTACTTAGGCATTAAATCTGAAGATTATGTTGCACTATACAGCAATCGTCTGAAAGCCAATGTAGAAACTGCAGATAAAGTAACTGATGAAGTTTGGGCTGTTGTTGCAAAAAACAAAAAAGACAAAATAAAAACTGACTTCACCAAAATCACTGGAACTTACAAAGACAATTGGTTTGGAGAAATTACAATTACAGAGAAAAAAGGGAAAATATATTTTGCGTCAAAACGCTCTCCTCAATTAGTTGGAGAAATATTCTTTTATAAAGATGGAAATTATGTAGTAAAATGGGATAATGCCTATTTTCATGCCGATGCCCATTTGTTCTTTAAATATGATTCAAATGGAAAAGTGGTAACATTAAAGATGGAACCAATATCTGAATTAACTGATTTTAGTTACGATTTTCAAGACTTAGATTTTACGAAAAAGTAG
- a CDS encoding TrmH family RNA methyltransferase, which produces MKQITSIQNPFIKSLVLLQEKAKARKQTGTFLIEGKREISLAIKGDYEIETVLFLPELISENEINKLTGKQVNLIEINKEVYQKLAYRDTTEGVLAIAKTKSLQLSDLKLSDNPLILVAEAPEKPGNIGALLRTADAANLNAVIIANPKSDLYNPNIVRSSVGCLFTNQIATGTTAEIIAFLKENKINFYCATLQNSTSYHTQDFTTPTALVVGTEATGLTQEWRDAATQNIIIPMEGEIDSMNVSVAAAILIFEAKRQRGFNKL; this is translated from the coding sequence TTGAAACAAATTACTTCGATACAAAACCCATTTATAAAGTCATTAGTGTTATTGCAAGAAAAAGCAAAAGCACGGAAACAAACTGGAACGTTTTTAATTGAAGGAAAACGTGAAATTTCATTGGCTATAAAAGGTGATTACGAAATAGAAACTGTATTATTTTTACCCGAATTAATTTCTGAAAACGAGATTAATAAATTAACAGGCAAACAAGTTAATTTAATAGAAATCAACAAAGAAGTTTACCAAAAATTAGCTTACCGCGATACTACAGAGGGTGTTTTGGCTATCGCCAAAACCAAATCATTGCAACTATCTGATTTAAAATTATCTGATAATCCATTAATTCTTGTTGCTGAGGCTCCTGAAAAACCAGGAAATATTGGAGCACTATTGCGTACTGCTGATGCAGCCAATTTAAATGCAGTAATCATTGCCAATCCTAAAAGTGATTTGTACAATCCAAATATTGTTCGCTCAAGCGTAGGCTGTTTATTTACCAACCAAATTGCAACAGGAACTACTGCCGAAATTATTGCTTTTTTAAAGGAAAATAAAATTAATTTTTACTGTGCTACACTTCAAAACTCAACTTCTTACCATACTCAGGACTTTACTACTCCAACTGCCTTAGTTGTAGGTACGGAAGCTACTGGACTAACTCAAGAATGGAGAGATGCAGCGACTCAAAACATAATCATACCAATGGAAGGCGAAATAGATAGTATGAATGTTTCAGTTGCAGCTGCTATATTAATTTTTGAAGCAAAAAGACAACGAGGTTTTAATAAATTGTAA
- a CDS encoding trimeric intracellular cation channel family protein, producing the protein MFNLLDIIGTMAFAMSGALTAMNKRLDPFGVFIIAFVTAVGGGTVRDVLIGRTPVGWMLDLKYVYVIILGFILAVIFRKKFDKLRTSLFLFDTIGLGVFTLIGLERGILAGLHPLICIALGTMTACFGGVTRDILCNEIPVIFRREIYATICILGGIVFFVLKKWNLNDDILYLVTCIVIILVRLMAVRYKWYLPALEHKR; encoded by the coding sequence ATGTTTAACTTATTAGACATCATTGGGACAATGGCATTTGCTATGTCGGGAGCATTAACAGCTATGAATAAAAGATTAGATCCGTTTGGAGTTTTTATAATTGCTTTTGTTACAGCTGTGGGTGGGGGAACGGTTCGCGATGTTTTAATTGGTAGAACACCAGTGGGTTGGATGCTAGATTTGAAGTATGTTTACGTTATAATTTTGGGGTTTATCTTAGCAGTTATATTTAGAAAAAAGTTTGATAAATTAAGAACATCCTTGTTCTTGTTTGATACAATTGGGTTAGGGGTTTTTACATTAATAGGACTAGAAAGAGGAATACTTGCTGGTTTGCATCCTCTAATTTGTATAGCACTGGGTACTATGACAGCTTGCTTTGGAGGCGTTACTCGTGATATTTTGTGTAATGAAATTCCTGTGATTTTTAGAAGAGAAATTTATGCTACGATTTGTATTCTAGGAGGGATTGTCTTTTTTGTATTAAAAAAATGGAACTTAAATGATGATATTTTGTATTTAGTAACTTGTATTGTTATTATCTTAGTTCGATTAATGGCTGTAAGATATAAATGGTATCTACCAGCATTAGAACATAAACGATAA
- a CDS encoding GNAT family N-acetyltransferase, with the protein MKNYTVRVYQETDYKKWNDFIGQAKNATFLFHRDFMEYHKDRFEDFSLLVYENEKLVSVLPANRADNVVYSHQGLTYGGLVYNEKTKLVSVIEIFKSILFFLNENTVVELHLKTLPTIYHLKPAEEIQYALFLAEAKLVRRDSLSVLDLSQENKISKIRKRGIQKAIFNDLIIKEENDFDRFWNEILIPNLDKKHKAKPVHTLEEIDYLNKFFPKNIRQFNVYLNDEIVAGTTVFESTNVAHCQYISKNENQDNLGSLDFLFEFLIKEIFAKKHFFDFGISNESQGKKLNEGLSYWKESFGASTIAHDFYEVETSNYNLLNNVLI; encoded by the coding sequence GTGAAAAACTACACTGTAAGGGTATATCAGGAAACGGATTATAAAAAATGGAATGACTTTATTGGTCAAGCCAAAAACGCTACTTTCTTGTTTCATCGTGATTTTATGGAATATCATAAAGACCGATTTGAAGATTTTTCTTTATTAGTTTATGAAAATGAAAAATTAGTTTCAGTTTTACCTGCAAATAGAGCTGATAATGTGGTGTATTCACATCAGGGGCTTACTTATGGAGGTTTGGTTTATAATGAAAAGACAAAACTTGTTTCGGTTATTGAAATTTTTAAAAGTATTTTATTTTTTTTAAATGAGAATACTGTTGTAGAATTGCATTTGAAGACACTTCCAACAATTTATCATTTGAAACCTGCCGAAGAAATTCAATATGCTTTGTTTTTAGCTGAAGCAAAATTGGTTCGACGAGATTCGCTGTCAGTTTTGGATTTATCTCAAGAAAATAAAATATCAAAAATTAGAAAAAGAGGGATTCAAAAAGCTATTTTTAATGATTTAATTATCAAAGAAGAAAATGATTTTGATAGATTTTGGAATGAAATATTGATACCAAATTTAGATAAAAAACACAAAGCAAAACCAGTTCATACTTTAGAAGAGATAGATTATCTAAACAAATTTTTCCCTAAGAACATTAGGCAGTTTAATGTGTATTTGAATGATGAAATAGTAGCTGGAACAACAGTTTTTGAAAGCACAAATGTTGCACACTGTCAATATATTTCAAAAAACGAAAATCAGGATAATTTAGGAAGCTTAGATTTTTTATTTGAGTTTTTGATAAAAGAAATATTTGCTAAAAAACACTTTTTTGATTTTGGAATATCCAATGAGAGTCAAGGGAAAAAATTGAATGAAGGATTATCATATTGGAAAGAAAGTTTTGGAGCTAGTACAATCGCTCATGATTTTTATGAAGTAGAAACTTCTAATTATAATTTATTAAATAACGTTTTGATATGA
- a CDS encoding DegT/DnrJ/EryC1/StrS family aminotransferase, producing MIPFLDLKKINEPYETAFQEKLKLVLSSGWYILGKELETFEKAFAEYCKVNYCIGVGNGLDALTLIFKGYIALGRLHKGDEVIVPANTYIASILAILQADLVPVLVEPRLETYNINPDLIEGKITLKTKAILAVHLYGQLAEMDAINEIASRNNLLVVEDAAQSHGAFFAENSKSKIENDNVQAYSFYPGKNLGALGDGGAITTNDLELAKILFSLRNYGSETKYYNDYVGVNSRLDELQAGFLNVKLPNLDAENEQRRAIANRYLAEIKNEKIILPAALLQGTKQSNHVFHLFVVRTKSRNYLQTYLLENGIQTMIHYPVSPHKQKALSQWNNLSFPITEKIHDEVLSLPISPVLTNDEVSFVIEIINKY from the coding sequence ATGATTCCTTTTTTAGATCTGAAAAAAATAAATGAACCTTACGAAACTGCTTTTCAGGAAAAACTGAAATTAGTTTTAAGTAGCGGTTGGTATATTTTAGGTAAGGAATTAGAAACGTTCGAAAAAGCTTTTGCTGAATATTGTAAAGTAAATTATTGCATTGGAGTAGGTAATGGTCTTGATGCTTTAACTTTAATTTTTAAAGGATATATTGCATTAGGGAGACTACATAAAGGTGATGAAGTTATCGTCCCTGCAAATACGTACATTGCAAGTATTCTGGCTATTCTTCAGGCAGATTTAGTTCCAGTTTTGGTTGAACCGAGATTAGAAACCTACAATATTAATCCAGATTTAATCGAGGGAAAAATAACGTTAAAGACGAAAGCTATTTTAGCAGTTCACTTATATGGACAATTAGCTGAAATGGATGCTATAAATGAGATAGCAAGTCGAAATAATCTTTTGGTTGTTGAAGACGCTGCACAATCGCATGGTGCTTTTTTTGCAGAAAATAGTAAGTCTAAAATTGAGAATGATAATGTACAAGCATACAGTTTCTACCCAGGGAAAAATTTAGGTGCTTTGGGAGATGGCGGTGCAATTACTACAAACGATTTGGAGTTGGCTAAGATTTTATTTTCACTTCGGAATTATGGGTCAGAGACAAAATACTATAATGATTATGTTGGCGTAAACTCAAGATTAGATGAATTGCAGGCAGGATTCCTTAATGTGAAATTACCAAATTTAGATGCAGAAAACGAACAGAGAAGAGCAATTGCAAATAGATATTTGGCAGAAATAAAAAATGAAAAAATAATACTACCAGCTGCTTTATTACAAGGAACGAAGCAATCTAATCATGTGTTTCATCTGTTTGTTGTCCGAACTAAAAGCAGAAATTATTTACAAACTTATTTGTTAGAGAACGGCATTCAAACGATGATTCATTATCCTGTTTCTCCTCACAAACAAAAAGCATTGTCACAATGGAATAATTTATCTTTTCCTATTACAGAAAAAATACATGACGAGGTTTTGAGTTTACCAATAAGTCCTGTATTAACAAATGACGAAGTGAGTTTTGTAATTGAAATTATTAATAAATACTAA
- a CDS encoding O-antigen translocase, giving the protein MNFIKKYTQTNLFKITSLNSLSVLLKIGVGLITSKLLAVFVGPSGMALVGNLRNFLTSLESISTLGFQSGIVKYVAESNEKKNELQKIIASVFITLLLVVLILSGVLFFMASYWNNKIFGDSFEYSLVFKVLALALPWYAISIVLLAIINGLGKFKKVIWVNITGNAIGLIVSVFMILQFKTLGALLAIVITPALLFFVTFYFINKEIVFFDAIRFQLFDFKIIKNLSSYSLMALVSSVLGPFVLLAIRSNVIERLGIEQAGYWETMTRISSYYMMFVSTILSVYFLPKLVIAKTNQETKLIFWSYYKTILPAFIIGVTAIYFLRFFIIKLLFTSDFIPVTNLFYWQLVGDIFKVCSLILGFQFFAKKMTIAFIISELLSLAVLYFSSVYFIAIYGIEGIVMAQAFDNILYLLMLCIYFRRCFLVK; this is encoded by the coding sequence TTGAACTTTATTAAAAAATATACTCAAACAAATCTGTTTAAAATAACTTCTTTAAATAGCTTGAGTGTACTGTTGAAAATAGGTGTTGGATTGATTACATCAAAACTACTAGCTGTTTTTGTTGGTCCAAGCGGAATGGCTTTAGTTGGGAATCTTCGTAATTTTTTGACTTCCTTGGAAAGTATTTCCACTCTTGGGTTTCAAAGTGGAATTGTTAAATATGTTGCAGAAAGTAATGAAAAGAAGAATGAACTTCAGAAAATTATAGCATCAGTTTTTATTACCTTATTGCTTGTAGTATTGATCCTGAGTGGAGTCTTGTTTTTTATGGCTTCGTATTGGAACAATAAAATTTTCGGTGATAGTTTTGAATATTCTTTAGTTTTTAAAGTATTGGCTTTGGCATTGCCTTGGTATGCAATTTCAATTGTTCTACTAGCCATAATTAATGGTTTAGGCAAATTCAAAAAAGTTATTTGGGTAAATATTACGGGGAATGCTATTGGATTGATAGTCTCTGTTTTTATGATTTTACAGTTTAAAACACTTGGAGCTTTATTAGCGATTGTAATTACACCAGCATTGTTGTTTTTTGTAACTTTTTATTTTATTAATAAAGAGATAGTATTTTTTGATGCTATCCGATTTCAGTTATTTGATTTTAAAATTATAAAAAACTTATCTTCTTATTCTTTGATGGCTTTAGTTTCATCTGTTTTAGGGCCTTTTGTTTTATTAGCAATACGGAGCAATGTGATAGAGAGATTAGGGATAGAACAAGCAGGTTATTGGGAAACAATGACTCGTATTTCATCTTATTATATGATGTTTGTTTCAACAATCTTAAGTGTTTATTTTTTACCAAAATTAGTAATTGCGAAGACTAATCAAGAAACGAAGTTAATATTCTGGAGTTATTATAAAACAATCTTGCCAGCTTTTATTATTGGGGTTACAGCAATTTATTTTCTACGTTTTTTTATCATTAAACTGCTTTTTACATCGGATTTTATTCCTGTTACAAATTTGTTTTATTGGCAATTAGTTGGTGATATTTTTAAAGTTTGTTCTCTTATTTTGGGATTTCAGTTTTTTGCAAAAAAAATGACCATTGCTTTTATAATTTCGGAGTTATTATCACTTGCTGTTCTGTATTTTTCAAGTGTATATTTTATTGCTATTTATGGAATTGAAGGAATTGTAATGGCACAAGCTTTTGATAATATTCTTTATTTATTGATGCTTTGTATTTATTTTAGAAGGTGTTTTTTGGTTAAATAA